Proteins encoded by one window of Phaenicophaeus curvirostris isolate KB17595 unplaced genomic scaffold, BPBGC_Pcur_1.0 scaffold_44, whole genome shotgun sequence:
- the LOC138733867 gene encoding class II histocompatibility antigen, M alpha chain encodes MGGLAAALLWVTMAGAGGHEPPVHTLAEVLFCQPPWPSLGAALTFDADQLFWFDFPGSRWTPRLPDLPPWPPALETPDQLLQDANLCQDLRRAITDLVTGRLAEAKGVPMADVFPMRPPVPGEPNTLVCLVANIFPPAVEIVWLLDGVPVTQEVTHTHYTPMADLTFLRFSYLRVTPATGDIYTCVVTRQGDNTSTIAYWVLQPPVDAEELQTALCGAAMALGILLALLGIAMLVAARRGARGAGR; translated from the exons ATGGGGGGGCTGGCGGCCGCGCTGCTCTGGGTGACCATGGCCGGGGCTGGAGGACACG AGCCGCCGGTGCACACCCTGGCCGAGGTCCTCTTCTGCCAGCCGCCCTGGCCCTCGCTGGGCGCGGCGCTCACCTTCGACGCCGACCAACTCTTCTGGTTCGACTTCCCCGGCTCCCGCTGGACCCCGCGCCTGCCTGACCTCCCACCGTGGCCTCCAGCCCTGGAGACCCCAGACCAGCTCCTCCAGGACGCCAACCTCTGCCAGGACCTGCGCCGCGCCATCACCGACCTGGTCACCGGCAGGCTGGCTGAGGCCAAGG gtgtccccatggccGATGTCTTCCCGATGCGACCTCCGGTGCCGGGTGAACCCAACACGCTGGTGTGCCTGGTGGCCAACATCTTCCCTCCGGCGGTGGAGATCGTGTGGCTGCTGGACGGCGTCCCTGTCACCCAGGAGGTCACCCACACCCACTACACGCCGATGGCCGATCTCACCTTCCTGCGTTTCTCCTACCTGCGCGTGACGCCGGCCACTGGTGACATCTACACCTGCGTCGTCACCCGCCAAGGGGACAACACCTCCACCATCGCCTACTGGG TTCTCCAGCCGCCGGTGGACGCCGAGGAGCTGCAGACGGCTCTGTGCGGCGCCGCCATGGCCCTGGGcatcctcctggctctgctcGGCATCGCGATGCTGGTGGCCGCGCGACGAGGAGCCCGCGGGGCGGGGAGGTGA
- the BRD2 gene encoding bromodomain-containing protein 2 isoform X1 — translation MGLATESTPGKRIRKPSLLYEGFESPTMASVPALPSPQVNPPPPEVSNPKKPGRITNQLQYLHKVVMKALWKHQFAWPFRQPVDAVKLGLPDYHKIIKQPMDMGTIKRRLENNYYWGAAECMQDFNTMFTNCYIYNKPTDDIVLMAQTLEKIFLQKVAQMPPEEQEIVVPVAKNSHKKGASRAAALLAGLTAAQQVPAVSSVSHTTVFTPSPDIPTTIVNIPHPSVISAPILKSLHSTAPAVLAAPAPTQPVAKKKGVKRKADTTTPTTTAIIATSGESSPSATLVEPKAAKIPARRESGRPIKPPRKDLPDSQQHQTSKKGKLSEQLKYCNGILKELLSKKHAAYAWPFYKPVDASALGLHDYHDIIKHPMDLSTIKRKMENRDYHDAQEFAADVRLMFSNCYKYNPPDHDVVAMARKLQDVFEFSYAKMPDEPQDTGPPSVSAPLTGALSKSSSEESSSDEDEDDEDDEDDDEDESSSESSSESEESSDSEEERANRLAELQEQLRAVHEQLAALSQGPVSKPKKKREKKKKKKSEKHKGRGGDEEARARQAQLRKAKKAGGSSGGGSSKNSKKAAKAALPVPPALYDSEEEEESKPMTYDEKRQLSLDINKLPGEKLGRVVHIIQSREPSLRDSNPEEIEIDFETLKPSTLRELERYVLSCLRKKPRKPYSETMKKPVGKTKEELALEKKRELEKRLQDVSGQLNSAKKPPKKANEKPESAQQVAISRLSASSSSSDSSSSSSSSSSSDTSDSDSG, via the exons ATGGGCCTGGCGACGGAATCGACCCCCGGCAAGCGGATCCGCAAACCCTCGCTCCTCTATGAGGGCTTCGAGAGCCCCACCATGGCCTCGGTGCCGGCCCTGCCGTCCCCGCAGGTGAATCCGCCTCCGCCGGAGGTTTCCAATCCCAAGAAGCCAGGCCGGATCACCAACCAGCTGCAGTACCTGCACAAAGTGGTGATGAAGGCGCTCTGGAAGCACCAATTCGCTTGGCCCTTCCGCCAGCCGGTCGACGCCGTCAAGCTGGGCCTGCCG GATTACCACAAGATCATCAAGCAGCCCATGGACATGGGGACAATCAAGCGGCGCCTGGAGAACAACTACTACTGGGGCGCCGCCGAGTGCATGCAGGACTTCAACACCATGTTCACCAACTGCTACATCTACAACAAG CCCACGGACGACATCGTGCTGATGGCCCAAACCCTGGAGAAGATCTTCCTGCAGAAGGTGGCGCAGATGCCGCCGGAGGAGCAGGAGATCGTGGTGCCGGTGGCCAAGAACAGCCACAAGAAGGGAGCGTCTCGGGCAGCAG CGCTCCTGGCGGGTCTCACGGCTGCTCAGCAAGTGCCGGCTGTCTCCTCCGTGTCCCACACCACCGTCTTCACCCCGAGCCCTGACATCCCCACCACCATCGTCAACATTCCCCACCCATCCGTGATCTCCGCTCCGATCCTCAAGTCGCTGCACTCCACCGCCCCGGCCGTCCTGGCTGCGCCCGCTCCCACCCAGCCCGTGGCCAAG AAGAAGGGCGTCAAGCGGAAAGCGGACACCACCACTCCCACCACCACCGCCATCATCGCCACCAGCGGCGAGTCCTCGCCCTCGGCCACCCTGGTGGAGCCCAAAGCGGCCAAGATTCCCGCCCGGCGCGAGAGCGGCCGTCCCATCAAGCCCCCCCGCAAGGATTTACCGGATTCGCAGCAGCACCAGACGTCCAAGAAGGGCAAATTGTCGGAGCAGCTCAAGTACTGCAACGGGATCCTGAAGGAGCTGCTCTCCAAGAAGCACGCGGCCTACGCTTGGCCCTTCTACAAGCCCGTCGACGCCTCCGCTCTGGGGCTGCACGACTACCACGACATCATCAAGCACCCCATGGACCTCAGCACCATCAAG cgGAAGATGGAGAACCGGGACTACCACGACGCGCAGGAGTTCGCTGCCGACGTCCGGTTGATGTTCTCCAACTGCTACAAGTACAACCCTCCCGACCACGACGTGGTGGCCATGGCACGCAAGCTGCAG GACGTGTTTGAGTTCAGCTACGCCAAGATGCCCGACGAGCCGCAGGACACGGGCCCGCCCTCGGTGTCGGCCCCGCTCACCGGTGCCCTCTCCAAATCCTCCTCTGAGGAATCCTCCAGCGACGAAGATGAGGATGACGAGGACGATGAGGACGACGACGAGGACGAGAGCAGCAGCGAGAGCTCCTCGGAGAGCGAGGAGAGCTCCGACTCGGAGGAGGAACGCGCCAACCGGCTGgcggagctgcaggagcag CTGCGGGCCGTGCACGAGCAGCTGGCTGCCCTCTCACAGGGCCCCGTTTCCAAACCCAAAAAGAAgcgggagaagaagaaaaagaagaaatcggAGAAGCACAAAGGACGAGGAGGCGACGAGGAGGCCCGGGCGCGCCAGGCCCAGCTCCGGAAAGCCAAGAAAGCCGGTGGGAGCAGCGGAGGAGGCAGCTCCAA GAACTCCAAGAAGGCGGCAAAAGCGGCGTTGCCGGTGCCGCCGGCGCTTTACGACtcggaagaggaggaggaaagcaaaCCCATGACCTACGACGAGAAACGCCAGCTCAGCTTGGACATCAACAAGCTTCCCGGTGAGAAACTGGGCCGAGTCGTCCACATCATCCAATCCCgggagccttccctgcgggattcGAACCCCGAGGAGATCGAGATCGACTTCGAGACCCTCAAACCCTCGACGCTGCGGGAGCTGGAGCGCTACGTCCTCTCCTGCCTACGGAAGAAGCCGCGCAAGCCCTACAGCGAGA CCATGAAGAAGCCGGTCGGGAAAACGAAAGAGGAGCTGGCGCTGGAGAAGAAGCGGGAGCTGGAGAAGCGACTGCAGGACGTCAGCGGGCAGCTCAACTCTGCCAAGAAGCCCCCTAAGAAGG CCAACGAGAAGCCGGAATCTGCTCAACAAGTGGCCATATCCCGGCTCAGCGCCTCCAGTTCCAGCTCggattccagcagctccagttcCAGTTCCTCATCCTCGGACACCAGCGATTCGGATTCGGGCTAG
- the BRD2 gene encoding bromodomain-containing protein 2 isoform X2 — MGLATESTPGKRIRKPSLLYEGFESPTMASVPALPSPQVNPPPPEVSNPKKPGRITNQLQYLHKVVMKALWKHQFAWPFRQPVDAVKLGLPDYHKIIKQPMDMGTIKRRLENNYYWGAAECMQDFNTMFTNCYIYNKPTDDIVLMAQTLEKIFLQKVAQMPPEEQEIVVPVAKNSHKKGASRAAALLAGLTAAQQVPAVSSVSHTTVFTPSPDIPTTIVNIPHPSVISAPILKSLHSTAPAVLAAPAPTQPVAKKKGVKRKADTTTPTTTAIIATSGESSPSATLVEPKAAKIPARRESGRPIKPPRKDLPDSQQHQTSKKGKLSEQLKYCNGILKELLSKKHAAYAWPFYKPVDASALGLHDYHDIIKHPMDLSTIKRKMENRDYHDAQEFAADVRLMFSNCYKYNPPDHDVVAMARKLQDVFEFSYAKMPDEPQDTGPPSVSAPLTGALSKSSSEESSSDEDEDDEDDEDDDEDESSSESSSESEESSDSEEERANRLAELQEQGPVSKPKKKREKKKKKKSEKHKGRGGDEEARARQAQLRKAKKAGGSSGGGSSKNSKKAAKAALPVPPALYDSEEEEESKPMTYDEKRQLSLDINKLPGEKLGRVVHIIQSREPSLRDSNPEEIEIDFETLKPSTLRELERYVLSCLRKKPRKPYSETMKKPVGKTKEELALEKKRELEKRLQDVSGQLNSAKKPPKKANEKPESAQQVAISRLSASSSSSDSSSSSSSSSSSDTSDSDSG, encoded by the exons ATGGGCCTGGCGACGGAATCGACCCCCGGCAAGCGGATCCGCAAACCCTCGCTCCTCTATGAGGGCTTCGAGAGCCCCACCATGGCCTCGGTGCCGGCCCTGCCGTCCCCGCAGGTGAATCCGCCTCCGCCGGAGGTTTCCAATCCCAAGAAGCCAGGCCGGATCACCAACCAGCTGCAGTACCTGCACAAAGTGGTGATGAAGGCGCTCTGGAAGCACCAATTCGCTTGGCCCTTCCGCCAGCCGGTCGACGCCGTCAAGCTGGGCCTGCCG GATTACCACAAGATCATCAAGCAGCCCATGGACATGGGGACAATCAAGCGGCGCCTGGAGAACAACTACTACTGGGGCGCCGCCGAGTGCATGCAGGACTTCAACACCATGTTCACCAACTGCTACATCTACAACAAG CCCACGGACGACATCGTGCTGATGGCCCAAACCCTGGAGAAGATCTTCCTGCAGAAGGTGGCGCAGATGCCGCCGGAGGAGCAGGAGATCGTGGTGCCGGTGGCCAAGAACAGCCACAAGAAGGGAGCGTCTCGGGCAGCAG CGCTCCTGGCGGGTCTCACGGCTGCTCAGCAAGTGCCGGCTGTCTCCTCCGTGTCCCACACCACCGTCTTCACCCCGAGCCCTGACATCCCCACCACCATCGTCAACATTCCCCACCCATCCGTGATCTCCGCTCCGATCCTCAAGTCGCTGCACTCCACCGCCCCGGCCGTCCTGGCTGCGCCCGCTCCCACCCAGCCCGTGGCCAAG AAGAAGGGCGTCAAGCGGAAAGCGGACACCACCACTCCCACCACCACCGCCATCATCGCCACCAGCGGCGAGTCCTCGCCCTCGGCCACCCTGGTGGAGCCCAAAGCGGCCAAGATTCCCGCCCGGCGCGAGAGCGGCCGTCCCATCAAGCCCCCCCGCAAGGATTTACCGGATTCGCAGCAGCACCAGACGTCCAAGAAGGGCAAATTGTCGGAGCAGCTCAAGTACTGCAACGGGATCCTGAAGGAGCTGCTCTCCAAGAAGCACGCGGCCTACGCTTGGCCCTTCTACAAGCCCGTCGACGCCTCCGCTCTGGGGCTGCACGACTACCACGACATCATCAAGCACCCCATGGACCTCAGCACCATCAAG cgGAAGATGGAGAACCGGGACTACCACGACGCGCAGGAGTTCGCTGCCGACGTCCGGTTGATGTTCTCCAACTGCTACAAGTACAACCCTCCCGACCACGACGTGGTGGCCATGGCACGCAAGCTGCAG GACGTGTTTGAGTTCAGCTACGCCAAGATGCCCGACGAGCCGCAGGACACGGGCCCGCCCTCGGTGTCGGCCCCGCTCACCGGTGCCCTCTCCAAATCCTCCTCTGAGGAATCCTCCAGCGACGAAGATGAGGATGACGAGGACGATGAGGACGACGACGAGGACGAGAGCAGCAGCGAGAGCTCCTCGGAGAGCGAGGAGAGCTCCGACTCGGAGGAGGAACGCGCCAACCGGCTGgcggagctgcaggagcag GGCCCCGTTTCCAAACCCAAAAAGAAgcgggagaagaagaaaaagaagaaatcggAGAAGCACAAAGGACGAGGAGGCGACGAGGAGGCCCGGGCGCGCCAGGCCCAGCTCCGGAAAGCCAAGAAAGCCGGTGGGAGCAGCGGAGGAGGCAGCTCCAA GAACTCCAAGAAGGCGGCAAAAGCGGCGTTGCCGGTGCCGCCGGCGCTTTACGACtcggaagaggaggaggaaagcaaaCCCATGACCTACGACGAGAAACGCCAGCTCAGCTTGGACATCAACAAGCTTCCCGGTGAGAAACTGGGCCGAGTCGTCCACATCATCCAATCCCgggagccttccctgcgggattcGAACCCCGAGGAGATCGAGATCGACTTCGAGACCCTCAAACCCTCGACGCTGCGGGAGCTGGAGCGCTACGTCCTCTCCTGCCTACGGAAGAAGCCGCGCAAGCCCTACAGCGAGA CCATGAAGAAGCCGGTCGGGAAAACGAAAGAGGAGCTGGCGCTGGAGAAGAAGCGGGAGCTGGAGAAGCGACTGCAGGACGTCAGCGGGCAGCTCAACTCTGCCAAGAAGCCCCCTAAGAAGG CCAACGAGAAGCCGGAATCTGCTCAACAAGTGGCCATATCCCGGCTCAGCGCCTCCAGTTCCAGCTCggattccagcagctccagttcCAGTTCCTCATCCTCGGACACCAGCGATTCGGATTCGGGCTAG
- the BRD2 gene encoding bromodomain-containing protein 2 isoform X3 — MDMGTIKRRLENNYYWGAAECMQDFNTMFTNCYIYNKPTDDIVLMAQTLEKIFLQKVAQMPPEEQEIVVPVAKNSHKKGASRAAALLAGLTAAQQVPAVSSVSHTTVFTPSPDIPTTIVNIPHPSVISAPILKSLHSTAPAVLAAPAPTQPVAKKKGVKRKADTTTPTTTAIIATSGESSPSATLVEPKAAKIPARRESGRPIKPPRKDLPDSQQHQTSKKGKLSEQLKYCNGILKELLSKKHAAYAWPFYKPVDASALGLHDYHDIIKHPMDLSTIKRKMENRDYHDAQEFAADVRLMFSNCYKYNPPDHDVVAMARKLQDVFEFSYAKMPDEPQDTGPPSVSAPLTGALSKSSSEESSSDEDEDDEDDEDDDEDESSSESSSESEESSDSEEERANRLAELQEQLRAVHEQLAALSQGPVSKPKKKREKKKKKKSEKHKGRGGDEEARARQAQLRKAKKAGGSSGGGSSKNSKKAAKAALPVPPALYDSEEEEESKPMTYDEKRQLSLDINKLPGEKLGRVVHIIQSREPSLRDSNPEEIEIDFETLKPSTLRELERYVLSCLRKKPRKPYSETMKKPVGKTKEELALEKKRELEKRLQDVSGQLNSAKKPPKKANEKPESAQQVAISRLSASSSSSDSSSSSSSSSSSDTSDSDSG, encoded by the exons ATGGACATGGGGACAATCAAGCGGCGCCTGGAGAACAACTACTACTGGGGCGCCGCCGAGTGCATGCAGGACTTCAACACCATGTTCACCAACTGCTACATCTACAACAAG CCCACGGACGACATCGTGCTGATGGCCCAAACCCTGGAGAAGATCTTCCTGCAGAAGGTGGCGCAGATGCCGCCGGAGGAGCAGGAGATCGTGGTGCCGGTGGCCAAGAACAGCCACAAGAAGGGAGCGTCTCGGGCAGCAG CGCTCCTGGCGGGTCTCACGGCTGCTCAGCAAGTGCCGGCTGTCTCCTCCGTGTCCCACACCACCGTCTTCACCCCGAGCCCTGACATCCCCACCACCATCGTCAACATTCCCCACCCATCCGTGATCTCCGCTCCGATCCTCAAGTCGCTGCACTCCACCGCCCCGGCCGTCCTGGCTGCGCCCGCTCCCACCCAGCCCGTGGCCAAG AAGAAGGGCGTCAAGCGGAAAGCGGACACCACCACTCCCACCACCACCGCCATCATCGCCACCAGCGGCGAGTCCTCGCCCTCGGCCACCCTGGTGGAGCCCAAAGCGGCCAAGATTCCCGCCCGGCGCGAGAGCGGCCGTCCCATCAAGCCCCCCCGCAAGGATTTACCGGATTCGCAGCAGCACCAGACGTCCAAGAAGGGCAAATTGTCGGAGCAGCTCAAGTACTGCAACGGGATCCTGAAGGAGCTGCTCTCCAAGAAGCACGCGGCCTACGCTTGGCCCTTCTACAAGCCCGTCGACGCCTCCGCTCTGGGGCTGCACGACTACCACGACATCATCAAGCACCCCATGGACCTCAGCACCATCAAG cgGAAGATGGAGAACCGGGACTACCACGACGCGCAGGAGTTCGCTGCCGACGTCCGGTTGATGTTCTCCAACTGCTACAAGTACAACCCTCCCGACCACGACGTGGTGGCCATGGCACGCAAGCTGCAG GACGTGTTTGAGTTCAGCTACGCCAAGATGCCCGACGAGCCGCAGGACACGGGCCCGCCCTCGGTGTCGGCCCCGCTCACCGGTGCCCTCTCCAAATCCTCCTCTGAGGAATCCTCCAGCGACGAAGATGAGGATGACGAGGACGATGAGGACGACGACGAGGACGAGAGCAGCAGCGAGAGCTCCTCGGAGAGCGAGGAGAGCTCCGACTCGGAGGAGGAACGCGCCAACCGGCTGgcggagctgcaggagcag CTGCGGGCCGTGCACGAGCAGCTGGCTGCCCTCTCACAGGGCCCCGTTTCCAAACCCAAAAAGAAgcgggagaagaagaaaaagaagaaatcggAGAAGCACAAAGGACGAGGAGGCGACGAGGAGGCCCGGGCGCGCCAGGCCCAGCTCCGGAAAGCCAAGAAAGCCGGTGGGAGCAGCGGAGGAGGCAGCTCCAA GAACTCCAAGAAGGCGGCAAAAGCGGCGTTGCCGGTGCCGCCGGCGCTTTACGACtcggaagaggaggaggaaagcaaaCCCATGACCTACGACGAGAAACGCCAGCTCAGCTTGGACATCAACAAGCTTCCCGGTGAGAAACTGGGCCGAGTCGTCCACATCATCCAATCCCgggagccttccctgcgggattcGAACCCCGAGGAGATCGAGATCGACTTCGAGACCCTCAAACCCTCGACGCTGCGGGAGCTGGAGCGCTACGTCCTCTCCTGCCTACGGAAGAAGCCGCGCAAGCCCTACAGCGAGA CCATGAAGAAGCCGGTCGGGAAAACGAAAGAGGAGCTGGCGCTGGAGAAGAAGCGGGAGCTGGAGAAGCGACTGCAGGACGTCAGCGGGCAGCTCAACTCTGCCAAGAAGCCCCCTAAGAAGG CCAACGAGAAGCCGGAATCTGCTCAACAAGTGGCCATATCCCGGCTCAGCGCCTCCAGTTCCAGCTCggattccagcagctccagttcCAGTTCCTCATCCTCGGACACCAGCGATTCGGATTCGGGCTAG
- the LOC138733891 gene encoding class II histocompatibility antigen, B-L beta chain-like — MGAAGVLGAGAVLVALVALGAHGAAGEESRGFFQAYFKSECYFTNGTERVRLVQRYIYNREQFMHFDSDVGVFVADTPLGEPQAKCLNSQENILETMRGEVDRFCRHNYEAWTPFTIDRRVQPQVEIHPVQSGSLPQPDRLVCAVTDFYPAEIEVKWFKNGHEEVEGVVSTDVMQNGDWTYQVLVMLESIPQRGDTYTCQVEHASLQRPVTQAWELQADGARSKMLTGVGGFVLGFVFLALGLVLYGRNKSS; from the exons ATGGGGGCTGCTggcgtgctgggagctggggccgtgctggtggcactggtggcGCTGGGAGCCCACGGGGCTGCCGGTGAGGAGAGCCGAG GATTCTTCCAGGCCTATTTTAAATCCGAGTGCTACTTCACCAATGGCACCGAGCGGGTGAGGTTAGTGCAGAGATACATCTACAACCGGGAGCAGTTCATGCATTTCGACAGCGATGTGGGGGTCTTCGTGGCCGACACCCCCCTGGGCGAGCCCCAAGCCAAATGCTTGAACAGCCAGGAGAACATCCTGGAGACCATGCGGGGTGAGGTGGACAGGTTCTGCCGACACAACTACGAGGCGTGGACTCCTTTCACCATTGATCGTCGAG tgcagccccaggtgGAAATCCACCCCGTGCAGTCgggctccctgccccagcccgaCAGGCTGGTTTGTGCCGTGACGGATTTCTACCCCGCCGAGATCGAGGTGAAGTGGTTCAAGAACGGGCACGAGGAGGTGGAGGGCGTGGTGTCCACGGACGTGATGCAGAACGGAGACTGGACCTACCAGGTGCTGGTGATGCTGGAAAGCATCCCGCAGCGCGGGGACACCTACACGTGCCAGGTGGAGCACGCCAGCCTGCAGCGCCCCGTCACCCAGGCGTGGG AGCTGCAGGCGGACGGCGCCAGGAGCAAGATGCTgacgggggtggggggcttcGTGCTGGGCTTCGTCTTCCTGGCGCTGGGGCTCGTCCTCTACGGCCGCAACAAG aGCTCCTGA
- the LOC138733887 gene encoding class II histocompatibility antigen, B-L beta chain-like isoform X1, producing the protein MLPSCAAHWAALGLPVAPLGSTGAECGWLGGAGTSAFCAGSTMGAAGVLGAGAVLVALVALGAHGAAGDETRGFFEYQFKGDCCFTNGTERVRLVQRYIYNREQFVHFDSDVGVYVADTPLGEHDAKYFNSQEDILETMRAEVDRFCRHNYEVYSSFTVDRRVQPQVEIHPVQSGSLPQPDRLVCAVTDFYPAEIEVKWFKNGQEEVEGVVSTDVMQNGDWTYQVLVMLESIPQRGDTYTCQVEHASLQRPITQAWELQADGARSKMLTGVGGFVLGFVFMALGLVLYGRNKSS; encoded by the exons ATGCTGCCCAGCTGCGCTGCGCACTGGGCCGCGCTGGGACTGCCAGTGGCGCcactgggcagcactggggCAGAGTGCGGCTGGCTCGGGGGTGCCGGCACCTCTGCCTTCTGTGCCGGGAGCACCATGGGGGCTGCTggcgtgctgggagctggggccgtgctggtggcactggtggcGCTGGGAGCCCACGGGGCTGCCGGCGACGAGACCCGAG GATTCTTCGAATACCAGTTTAAAGGCGACTGCTGCTTCACCAACGGCACCGAGCGGGTGAGGTTAGTGCAGAGATACATCTACAACCGGGAGCAGTTCGTGCACTTCGACAGCGATGTGGGGGTCTACGTGGCCGACACCCCCCTGGGCGAGCATGATGCCAAATACTTCAACAGCCAGGAGGACATCCTGGAGACCATGCGGGCTGAAGTGGACCGGTTCTGCCGACACAACTACGAGGTGTATTCCTCTTTCACCGTGGATCGTCGAG tgcagccccaggtgGAAATCCACCCCGTGCAGTCgggctccctgccccagcccgaCAGGCTGGTTTGTGCCGTGACGGATTTCTACCCCGCCGAGATCGAGGTGAAGTGGTTCAAGAAcgggcaggaggaggtggagggcgTGGTGTCCACGGACGTGATGCAGAACGGAGACTGGACCTACCAGGTGCTGGTGATGCTGGAAAGCATCCCGCAGCGCGGGGACACCTACACGTGCCAGGTGGAGCACGCCAGCCTGCAGCGCCCCATCACCCAGGCGTGGG AGCTGCAGGCGGACGGCGCCAGGAGCAAGATGCTgacgggggtggggggcttcGTGCTGGGCTTCGTCTTCATGGCACTAGGGCTCGTCCTCTACGGCCGCAACAAG agctcctga
- the LOC138733887 gene encoding class II histocompatibility antigen, B-L beta chain-like isoform X2 produces the protein MLPSCAAHWAALGLPVAPLGSTGAECGWLGGAGTSAFCAGSTMGAAGVLGAGAVLVALVALGAHGAAGEESRGFFEYQFKGDCCFTNGTERVRLVQRYIYNREQFVHFDSDVGVYVADTPLGEHDAKYFNSQEDILETMRAEVDRFCRHNYEVYSSFTVDRRVQPQVEIHPVQSGSLPQPDRLVCAVTDFYPAEIEVKWFKNGQEEVEGVVSTDVMQNGDWTYQVLVMLESIPQRGDTYTCQVEHASLQRPITQAWELQADGARSKMLTGVGGFVLGFVFMALGLVLYGRNKSS, from the exons ATGCTGCCCAGCTGCGCTGCGCACTGGGCCGCGCTGGGACTGCCAGTGGCGCcactgggcagcactggggCAGAGTGCGGCTGGCTCGGGGGTGCCGGCACCTCTGCCTTCTGTGCCGGGAGCACCATGGGGGCTGCTggcgtgctgggagctggggccgtgctggtggcactggtggcGCTGGGAGCCCACGGGGCTGCCGGCGAGGAGAGCCGAG GATTCTTCGAATACCAGTTTAAAGGCGACTGCTGCTTCACCAACGGCACCGAGCGGGTGAGGTTAGTGCAGAGATACATCTACAACCGGGAGCAGTTCGTGCACTTCGACAGCGATGTGGGGGTCTACGTGGCCGACACCCCCCTGGGCGAGCATGATGCCAAATACTTCAACAGCCAGGAGGACATCCTGGAGACCATGCGGGCTGAAGTGGACCGGTTCTGCCGACACAACTACGAGGTGTATTCCTCTTTCACCGTGGATCGTCGAG tgcagccccaggtgGAAATCCACCCCGTGCAGTCgggctccctgccccagcccgaCAGGCTGGTTTGTGCCGTGACGGATTTCTACCCCGCCGAGATCGAGGTGAAGTGGTTCAAGAAcgggcaggaggaggtggagggcgTGGTGTCCACGGACGTGATGCAGAACGGAGACTGGACCTACCAGGTGCTGGTGATGCTGGAAAGCATCCCGCAGCGCGGGGACACCTACACGTGCCAGGTGGAGCACGCCAGCCTGCAGCGCCCCATCACCCAGGCGTGGG AGCTGCAGGCGGACGGCGCCAGGAGCAAGATGCTgacgggggtggggggcttcGTGCTGGGCTTCGTCTTCATGGCACTAGGGCTCGTCCTCTACGGCCGCAACAAG agctcctga